A window of Ranitomeya variabilis isolate aRanVar5 chromosome 2, aRanVar5.hap1, whole genome shotgun sequence contains these coding sequences:
- the LOC143809756 gene encoding uncharacterized protein LOC143809756 yields MDGIIAKILQNNVDFIVEANRLKAIVIEKERERQRVMRLRRRRLWIHPIMAQRMTRGVFSTLYMELRGDPDKFFSYVRMKAENFDVLVERVEHLIRRSDTYCRFSITPAERLMVTLRFLATGESLSSLHFQFRLGISTISGIVRHTCRAVWDSLHD; encoded by the exons atggacggcattattgcgaagattctgcagaacaacgtggatttcatcgtggaggcgaatcgattgaaagcaattgttattgagaaggagcgagagagacagcgtgtcatgcgtctgcgccgacgccgtttgtggatccaccccatcatggcacagagaatgacgcggggagtcttttctactttatacatggagctacgaggagaccctgacaagtttttcagctatgtgcggatgaaagctgagaactttgatgtattggtggagcgagttgaacatctaataagaaggagtgatacttattgcagattctccattacaccggctgagcgtctgatggtcactcttcg attcctagcaactggtgaatccctgtcttcactacattttcagttcagactgggcatttcaaccatatctggaatagtgaggcacacttgccgtgctgtgtgggactctctgcacgactaa